A region from the Helcococcus ovis genome encodes:
- a CDS encoding YoaK family protein, translating to MKKEQTTLEREIISKSHTKFKLWIYWITLLSGIMNVYAIKTFGATVTHHTGNGSWIALSNFQGNIPVYRFIVLIVFFFLGATISGIIFHRKIKLPKKRYAWILISGGIVLIFLQYINIGFRALYLITFWMGLQNGLFISYKGVTVRTSHITGYITDAGFSFGQYIKGNKRQLRYMLFYIKSICAFILGGFLGYYITEFLEYEYIIFGLLYILCGAFFLYLRNVEINE from the coding sequence ATGAAAAAAGAACAAACAACTTTAGAAAGAGAAATAATCAGTAAATCACATACAAAATTCAAACTTTGGATATATTGGATTACATTACTTTCAGGAATTATGAATGTATATGCTATAAAGACTTTTGGTGCAACAGTTACACATCACACAGGAAATGGCAGCTGGATTGCACTTAGTAACTTTCAGGGAAACATCCCCGTTTATAGATTTATTGTCTTGATAGTATTCTTTTTTTTAGGAGCAACTATTTCAGGCATTATTTTTCATAGAAAAATAAAACTTCCAAAGAAGAGATATGCATGGATTCTCATTTCAGGAGGAATAGTATTGATTTTTTTACAATATATCAATATAGGATTTAGAGCATTGTACCTGATAACATTTTGGATGGGATTACAAAATGGCTTATTTATTAGTTATAAAGGTGTAACTGTAAGGACAAGTCATATTACAGGATATATAACTGACGCCGGATTTTCTTTTGGTCAATATATAAAAGGAAATAAAAGACAATTAAGATATATGCTATTTTATATAAAATCCATATGTGCATTTATACTCGGAGGATTTTTAGGATACTATATAACCGAATTTTTAGAGTATGAATATATAATCTTCGGTTTATTGTACATATTGTGCGGAGCCTTTTTCCTATATCTAAGGAACGTCGAAATAAACGAATAA